The following are encoded together in the Eriocheir sinensis breed Jianghai 21 chromosome 28, ASM2467909v1, whole genome shotgun sequence genome:
- the LOC127004612 gene encoding elongation factor Tu, mitochondrial-like yields MIIVQLDQLQTTLNMAACRVLRLLATPGLSLGAHTLHGHSGKLVQRARLLPAAIQVRNYAEKKVYQRDKPHCNIGTIGHVDHGKTTLTAAITKVLSEKELAQAKRYDEIDNAPQEKARGITINVAHIEYSTENRHYGHTDCPGHADYIKNMIVGTSQMDGAILVVAATDGVMPQTREHLLLAKQIGIENIVVFINKVDAADEEMIELVEMEIRELLTEMGYDGDNAPLVKGSALSAVESKNPEIGAKAVEELMAEVDKHIPTPVRELDKPFMLPVDSVYSIAGRGTVVGGRLERGIVKKGMECEFLGYGKKFKSTVTGVEMFHQTLEEAHAGDQMAALVRGLKRDDVTKGMVMCKPGTLKSYDHVEGQVYVLTKEEGGRSRPFTSFLNMQVYSKTWRCSAQIVVPDKEMVMPGEDAKLDIRFFKPMVLEKGQRFTLREGSVTIGTGVFTNINKNLTEEEKLYIQEGKKYRDKKLKAQGN; encoded by the exons ATGATTATCGTACAGCTGGACCAGCTGCAGACGACGCTAAATATGGCGGCGTGTCGAGTGCTGCGCCTCTTGGCCACGCCGG GACTCTCTCTGGGTGCACACACTCTGCATGGCCACAGTGGTAAGCTTGTCCAGCGGGCTAGACTCCTTCCCGCTGCTATCCAGGTCCGCAACTATGCTGAGAAGAAGGTATACCAGCGAGACAAACCTCACTGCAACATTGGTACAATTGGGCATGTTGACCATGGCAAAACAACTCTTACTGCTGCTATTACGAAAG TGCTTTCTGAAAAGGAGTTAGCCCAAGCTAAGAGGTATGACGAGATTGACAATGCCCCTCAGGAGAAGGCCCGAGGCATTACCATTAATGTTGCTCACATTGAGTACAGCACTGAGAACAGACACTATGGCCACACGGACTGTCCCGGACATGCTGACTACATCAAG AACATGATTGTTGGGACATCTCAGATGGATGGAGCCATCCTTGTTGTGGCGGCCACTGATGGTGTAATGCCTCAGACCAGGGAGCACCTTCTCCTGGCAAAGCAGATTGGAATTGAGAACATTGTTGTCTTTATAAACAAG gTTGATGCTGCAGATGAGGAAATGATTGAGCTTGTTGAAATGGAGATCCGAGAGTTACTGACAGAAATGGGTTATGATGGTGACAATGCTCCTTTGGTGAAGGGCTCTGCTTTGTCTGCAGTTGAATCCAAAAATCCTGAAATAG GAGCAAAGGCTGTAGAAGAACTCATGGCAGAAGTTGACAAACACATTCCCACTCCTGTGCGTGAGCTGGACAAGCCCTTCATGCTGCCGGTGGATAGTGTGTACTCCATAGCAG GTCGTGGCACTGTGGTGGGTGGACGGCTGGAGCGAGGCATTGTGAAGAAAGGCATGGAGTGCGAGTTCCTGGGGTACGGGAAGAAGTTCAAGAGCACAGTGACGGGGGTTGAGATGTTCCACCAGACCCTTGAGGAAGCGCATGCTGGGGACCAGATGGCGGCTCTAGTGCGAGGACTCAAAAGGGATGACGTCACTAAGGGCATG GTTATGTGCAAGCCGGGCACCTTGAAATCTTATGACCATGTGGAGGGCCAGGTGTATGTACTGACAAAGGAAGAAGGTGGCAGGTCGaggcccttcacctccttcttaaACATGCAGGTGTACAGCAAGACCTGGCGATGCAGTGCTCAGATTGTTGTTCCTGACAAAGAGATGGTCATGCCTGGGGAGGATGCCAA GCTTGACATTCGCTTTTTTAAGCCCATGGTGCTGGAGAAAGGCCAACGCTTCACCTTGAGGGAGGGTAGTGTCACTATTGGCACTGGAGTCTTCACCAACATCAACAAGAACTTGACTGAGGAGGAAAAGCTATACATTCAAGAAGGCAAGAAGTACAGAGATAAAAAACTCAAGGCCCAAGGAAATTGA